From one Nitrospira sp. MA-1 genomic stretch:
- a CDS encoding Lrp/AsnC ligand binding domain-containing protein, whose product MAISAFVLIDTTGNHTKSAYKTLTRIQGVKSVYPVTGPFDLIAHVEAETLEELNDLIMVRLRGIDGVIKTNTAIVLDF is encoded by the coding sequence ATGGCAATTTCTGCATTTGTTTTGATTGACACGACAGGGAACCACACCAAGAGTGCGTATAAAACACTTACACGCATTCAAGGTGTGAAATCCGTCTATCCGGTGACCGGTCCGTTTGATTTAATTGCCCATGTGGAAGCCGAAACGTTGGAGGAGTTGAACGACCTCATCATGGTTCGTCTTCGAGGTATTGATGGTGTCATTAAAACAAATACGGCAATTGTCCTCGACTTCTAA
- a CDS encoding histidinol-phosphatase translates to MEKNINQDLMALFLSMAGLLASRGENPYKVKAYRRAADSLKSLQEDVTEVANRGELQTIPGIGKELSIKIQEFLSTGRIRAYEELKTPLPDSALDWVNLPGFSEPIVHDLVFRLGITSWEDLEALAQSHLLQTLPGLGTRGEEILTAIRKKRALCQES, encoded by the coding sequence ATGGAGAAAAACATCAACCAGGACCTCATGGCTTTGTTCTTGTCGATGGCAGGTCTGTTGGCGTCGAGAGGTGAAAATCCCTACAAGGTCAAAGCCTATCGCCGGGCTGCTGATTCGCTGAAGAGCCTCCAAGAGGATGTGACGGAGGTGGCGAATCGTGGCGAACTCCAAACCATTCCTGGTATTGGCAAGGAATTATCAATAAAAATCCAGGAGTTTCTCTCCACCGGGCGTATACGTGCGTATGAAGAATTAAAAACTCCTCTTCCTGATTCAGCCCTGGATTGGGTCAATCTTCCGGGATTTTCTGAACCGATTGTCCATGATCTGGTTTTTCGATTGGGCATCACAAGCTGGGAAGATCTGGAAGCCTTGGCTCAATCGCATTTACTGCAAACCCTGCCAGGTCTAGGGACTCGTGGTGAGGAAATCTTGACGGCGATTCGAAAGAAACGAGCTCTCTGTCAGGAGTCCTGA
- the thiS gene encoding sulfur carrier protein ThiS encodes MNGEQREAEEPLTVAQLLSTLDLRSEQVAVEINLKILDRGDFLTWNLHDGDKVEILSFIGGGCPT; translated from the coding sequence GTGAATGGAGAACAACGCGAGGCCGAGGAACCGTTGACGGTCGCACAACTTCTCTCAACGCTTGACCTCCGTTCCGAACAAGTCGCAGTAGAAATCAACCTAAAAATATTAGACCGTGGAGATTTTCTCACCTGGAATCTTCACGATGGAGACAAGGTTGAAATTTTAAGCTTTATTGGAGGCGGCTGCCCCACATGA
- a CDS encoding S41 family peptidase, which translates to MSHERLSTVVISGLTLTAILLVGIVIGKGGDRAGYASEPYEELQVFAEVLSQVKKHYVEETQTKDLVQGALRGMLAGLDPHSSFMTPDMFKEMQVETKGEFGGLGIQIGVKNNRLTVISPIEDTPAFEAGIQPGDTIIKVDDKPTKDLTLMEAVQHMRGARGTSVELTIEREGLEKPLIFNLKRDIIKIQSIRSKLLEGNLGYVRLSQFQEATVEDLSTELEKLVAKNIQGLILDLRNNPGGLLTAAVGVSEQFLESGRLVVSIQGRNGKKDEYRARASSKNYQYPMIVLVNHGSASASEIVAAAMQDWGKAVVIGTTTFGKGSVQTILPLSDGSGLRLTTAKYFTPNGKSIHSIGVQPDIVIDPKPAQVAKQESSEGKKDESTTDSPAPSPTKPQAPSAPQDKDQAQPIPPDDLQLLKAVEMLKSWKVFKQLKPAA; encoded by the coding sequence ATGTCACATGAACGATTGTCGACGGTAGTGATTTCTGGTTTAACCTTAACCGCCATCCTTTTGGTGGGGATTGTCATCGGAAAAGGAGGAGACCGGGCGGGATATGCCAGCGAACCCTACGAGGAATTACAAGTCTTCGCTGAAGTGCTTTCGCAAGTCAAAAAGCATTATGTGGAAGAAACTCAAACCAAAGACCTTGTCCAGGGTGCCCTCCGAGGCATGCTGGCCGGACTGGATCCACATTCATCTTTTATGACTCCGGATATGTTCAAAGAGATGCAGGTTGAAACCAAAGGAGAGTTTGGAGGACTTGGCATCCAAATCGGTGTAAAAAACAATCGCCTGACCGTGATCTCCCCCATTGAAGATACGCCGGCCTTTGAAGCCGGCATCCAACCCGGCGACACCATCATCAAAGTTGATGACAAGCCGACAAAAGATCTCACACTCATGGAAGCCGTTCAACATATGCGAGGCGCACGAGGCACATCAGTGGAATTAACCATTGAACGTGAGGGACTGGAAAAACCACTGATCTTTAACCTCAAACGCGACATCATTAAAATTCAAAGCATTCGCTCCAAGCTGTTGGAAGGCAACCTTGGATATGTCCGATTGAGCCAATTTCAAGAAGCCACCGTCGAGGATCTCTCCACGGAATTGGAAAAACTCGTTGCCAAAAACATTCAGGGCTTGATTCTCGATCTCCGAAATAATCCCGGTGGGCTATTGACCGCTGCGGTGGGGGTCTCCGAACAATTCCTGGAATCCGGCCGCCTCGTCGTCTCAATACAAGGACGCAATGGCAAGAAGGATGAATACCGTGCACGGGCAAGTAGTAAGAATTATCAATATCCCATGATTGTGTTGGTCAACCACGGTTCTGCCAGCGCATCAGAAATTGTGGCGGCAGCCATGCAGGATTGGGGAAAAGCCGTCGTGATTGGCACCACAACTTTTGGGAAGGGTTCCGTGCAAACCATTCTCCCGCTCTCCGATGGATCCGGCCTTCGGCTTACCACGGCAAAATACTTTACGCCAAATGGCAAGTCGATTCATTCTATCGGGGTACAACCCGACATTGTGATTGATCCGAAACCCGCTCAGGTGGCGAAACAAGAGTCCTCCGAAGGGAAAAAAGACGAGAGCACCACGGATTCCCCTGCACCCTCTCCGACCAAACCTCAAGCCCCCTCGGCCCCACAGGACAAGGACCAGGCTCAGCCCATTCCTCCAGATGACCTTCAGTTACTGAAGGCTGTGGAGATGCTGAAATCATGGAAAGTTTTCAAACAGTTAAAACCGGCCGCATAA
- a CDS encoding thiazole synthase, translated as MNQDPLIIAGRTFRSRLWVGTGKYQNFEETRKAIEASGADVVTVAVRRVNITDHKSENLLDYLDPKKYTILPNTAGCYTVEDAVRYSRLARAAGVSDLVKLEVIGDERTLFPDTAGLIEAAKILIAEGFVVLPYTNDDPIVAKKLADIGCPAVMPLAAPIGSGLGIRNPYNLKIIMETVNVPVIVDAGVGTASDAALAMEYGADAVLMNTAIAGAKDPLMMATAMRYAVDAGRLAYRAGRIPRKLYATASSPIEGML; from the coding sequence ATGAATCAGGATCCGTTAATCATTGCTGGTCGAACATTCCGCTCTCGGCTCTGGGTCGGAACCGGAAAATATCAAAACTTTGAGGAAACCCGAAAAGCCATTGAAGCTTCCGGAGCTGATGTAGTGACGGTTGCGGTTCGCCGGGTCAACATCACCGATCATAAATCAGAAAATTTACTAGATTACCTTGATCCGAAAAAATATACCATTTTACCCAACACGGCAGGGTGTTATACCGTTGAGGATGCCGTTCGTTATTCACGACTGGCCCGTGCTGCAGGCGTTTCAGATTTGGTGAAATTAGAGGTGATTGGAGATGAACGTACGCTATTTCCTGATACGGCCGGGCTCATTGAAGCCGCAAAAATTTTGATCGCCGAAGGCTTTGTGGTATTACCGTATACCAATGACGACCCCATTGTCGCCAAAAAGTTAGCCGATATTGGATGTCCTGCCGTGATGCCACTCGCCGCACCGATCGGTTCAGGTCTCGGTATTCGCAATCCGTATAATCTCAAAATCATCATGGAAACAGTCAATGTACCGGTCATCGTTGACGCTGGAGTTGGAACCGCTTCTGACGCAGCCCTGGCCATGGAATACGGAGCCGATGCCGTATTAATGAACACGGCTATTGCCGGAGCCAAAGATCCGTTGATGATGGCCACGGCCATGCGGTACGCCGTCGACGCCGGGCGATTAGCTTACAGGGCTGGAAGAATTCCCAGGAAGTTATACGCGACGGCCAGCAGCCCTATCGAGGGAATGCTGTAA
- a CDS encoding ABC transporter permease — protein MKRLWYFIREAYTSLRTHRTSTLIGVLTTAFTLTSFGIFLLLYHNVHNLLGQVQHTIQIIVYPKNDIESGKLHDLQQGLKTDPAVDSLTYISKQDALTEFKEQFPEEVYLLEGLGESPFPASLILTMAAKSPTTDMIGNLVNRLQHHPDIDRVRYNRDWIERLTLIIAYMEFGALLVGSILGLASVTIIAITVQLAFHTRQQEIEILRLIGATSLFISIPYLIEGAILGAAGGGMALGFLRGGFELFTQNTQGLNVFGGFSSALEFFPLPLSLILIAGGILLGCLGTLTTIYGSLRFRL, from the coding sequence GTGAAACGGCTCTGGTATTTTATCCGTGAAGCCTATACCAGCCTCCGCACGCATCGGACCAGTACGCTGATTGGTGTTCTGACCACGGCGTTTACCCTGACCAGCTTTGGCATCTTTCTCCTTCTCTATCATAACGTGCATAATCTATTGGGACAGGTTCAACACACCATTCAAATCATCGTCTATCCCAAGAATGATATTGAATCCGGCAAGCTACACGATTTACAACAGGGACTCAAAACGGATCCTGCCGTTGACTCCCTCACGTATATTTCAAAGCAAGACGCATTGACCGAATTCAAAGAACAATTTCCCGAGGAAGTCTATCTACTGGAAGGCCTTGGCGAGAGCCCGTTTCCCGCATCATTGATATTGACCATGGCCGCAAAGTCCCCTACCACAGATATGATTGGCAACCTGGTCAATCGGCTGCAACATCATCCCGATATTGATCGCGTTCGATATAATCGTGATTGGATCGAGCGCCTAACCCTCATCATCGCCTATATGGAGTTCGGCGCGTTATTGGTTGGGAGTATCCTGGGCTTAGCGTCCGTCACCATCATTGCAATTACCGTGCAATTGGCATTCCATACCAGACAGCAAGAAATTGAAATTTTACGGTTAATCGGGGCAACCAGTCTCTTTATTAGCATTCCGTATCTCATCGAAGGAGCTATATTAGGGGCCGCGGGAGGCGGTATGGCCCTTGGTTTTTTACGTGGAGGGTTCGAACTTTTCACGCAAAACACCCAAGGCTTGAATGTCTTTGGGGGATTTTCTTCTGCATTGGAGTTTTTCCCTCTTCCCCTTTCCCTGATTTTGATAGCAGGAGGCATCCTATTGGGGTGCCTGGGAACACTTACCACCATCTATGGATCCTTGCGGTTTCGTTTATGA
- the ftsE gene encoding cell division ATP-binding protein FtsE codes for MIQLFHVTKYYDGCLALSDISLRIEKGECVLLTGPSGAGKTTLLKLIFGAEHPDEGQILVQNRNIARLGGSDIPYHRRTMGYVLQDFKLLPQRTVSENVALPLIIRGLSSFESRRKVLEALRAVGMDHKLNSIASVLSAGEQQRVCIARAIVNSPIILLADEPTGNLDPQLTTEIAALFKAINTRGTTVMMATHNRQVVEQLNGRILRLDCGHLVSDQGVYT; via the coding sequence ATGATTCAATTATTCCACGTCACAAAATACTACGATGGCTGCCTTGCACTCTCAGATATTTCCCTGCGAATCGAAAAAGGCGAATGTGTGTTACTCACAGGGCCAAGCGGAGCCGGGAAAACCACCTTACTCAAGCTTATTTTTGGAGCAGAACACCCTGATGAGGGACAAATCCTCGTCCAAAATCGCAACATCGCCAGGCTCGGAGGATCCGATATCCCCTATCATCGACGAACCATGGGGTATGTTCTTCAGGATTTCAAACTACTCCCACAGCGGACGGTCTCCGAAAATGTGGCGCTCCCCCTGATTATTCGTGGCTTGTCATCATTCGAATCGCGAAGAAAGGTCCTGGAAGCCCTTCGTGCGGTTGGCATGGATCATAAACTCAACTCCATCGCCTCCGTGCTCTCCGCCGGAGAGCAGCAACGTGTGTGTATCGCCCGCGCGATCGTAAACAGTCCCATCATTCTTTTGGCAGACGAACCAACGGGAAATTTAGATCCCCAACTCACCACCGAAATTGCAGCATTATTTAAAGCCATCAATACCCGGGGAACCACCGTCATGATGGCCACGCACAATCGACAAGTTGTAGAACAATTAAATGGGAGAATTCTCCGACTGGATTGCGGACACCTCGTATCCGATCAGGGAGTCTATACGTGA
- a CDS encoding peptidoglycan DD-metalloendopeptidase family protein produces the protein MRRVKLFLHTGLTSGLLLLFVQAGWGADPSTIKNEISQERLRLEKLNQEITETKKETKRIEKKHGSVLKTIDKLDRQLHEQKKERNRINDQIKATDEELANLSTKIAEVEQDVRTRQSSIAARLRLLYVEGRTGYLKTLFAAESFTEASNRMNYLSWVAQREHQLVRQFQEDLSNLQQLKEKQTAAREDLLRFQGETQQTIKKVSGLKREKRSVLVNLSKEKDAHQRMVEDLQRSAEQVDSLLKELDQRFQLAQSQMRKPSGAPPSLGSFIWPVEGKVVSNFGRQKHPTFDTFVTKKGIEISVQEGSPIRAVSSGNVVYADWLKGYGLVIIVDHTNGFYSLYAHASKLLVAEGHSVKNGQVIGETGETGVTQEDTLYFELRKGTTPIDPLKWLVKQP, from the coding sequence ATGAGGCGGGTTAAACTATTTCTCCACACAGGACTCACAAGCGGACTACTCCTTCTGTTCGTCCAAGCTGGTTGGGGTGCTGACCCCTCAACCATCAAAAATGAAATCAGTCAGGAACGCCTCCGGCTGGAGAAGCTCAATCAGGAAATTACCGAAACCAAAAAAGAAACAAAACGGATCGAGAAGAAACATGGATCGGTCTTAAAAACCATTGACAAATTGGATCGCCAACTCCATGAACAAAAGAAAGAACGCAATCGCATCAATGACCAAATTAAAGCGACAGACGAGGAGTTGGCGAACCTGAGCACGAAGATTGCCGAAGTGGAGCAAGACGTTCGCACTCGACAATCCTCCATTGCCGCCAGACTCAGGTTATTATATGTGGAAGGACGCACCGGATATTTAAAAACGCTCTTTGCAGCTGAATCCTTTACCGAGGCCTCGAACCGGATGAATTATCTTTCCTGGGTGGCCCAACGGGAGCATCAACTTGTCCGACAATTTCAAGAAGACCTCTCTAATCTCCAACAGCTCAAGGAGAAACAGACCGCAGCCAGGGAGGATCTCCTTCGCTTTCAGGGAGAAACTCAACAGACCATCAAAAAAGTTTCAGGTCTCAAACGTGAAAAACGCTCCGTCTTGGTTAATCTCTCCAAAGAAAAGGACGCACATCAACGGATGGTTGAAGACCTTCAGCGCTCAGCTGAACAGGTGGATAGTCTCCTCAAAGAATTGGACCAACGGTTTCAACTGGCTCAATCCCAGATGCGCAAACCTTCTGGAGCTCCCCCGTCACTTGGGTCTTTCATTTGGCCGGTTGAAGGTAAAGTGGTTTCAAATTTCGGTCGGCAAAAACATCCCACATTTGATACATTTGTGACGAAAAAAGGCATAGAAATCAGCGTGCAGGAAGGAAGTCCGATTCGCGCAGTGTCATCCGGAAACGTCGTCTATGCCGACTGGCTCAAGGGATATGGTCTGGTTATCATTGTCGACCATACCAATGGCTTTTATTCTCTCTACGCCCATGCCTCAAAACTTTTAGTGGCTGAAGGCCACTCCGTTAAAAACGGGCAGGTCATTGGTGAAACAGGCGAAACAGGCGTCACCCAGGAAGACACCCTGTATTTTGAATTACGTAAAGGCACCACCCCTATCGATCCCCTGAAATGGCTGGTAAAACAGCCTTAA
- the arc gene encoding proteasome ATPase: MGIRKSDDHIREIEKLRTEIESMELEMRQLHESRQKLHLSQQKNEQLVSTLQEAKAQIEALRKEVDKLTAPPSTFAIFYNTNADGTVTVSLGGRKLRVNLHPSIPADSLKKGQEVILNEGLNVIESRGYDPQGEIAHLKHLLDDGRAVVSLRLDDERVVEISDSLKHQTLSVGDHLLFEPRSGYLIEKLPKGEMEELVIEEVPDIQYDQIGGLTKELEQVKDAVELPFLYPELFAEHRLSPPKGLLLYGPPGCGKTLIAKAVANSIAKKLGHLKGKDVRSYFLHIKGPELLNKYVGESERQIREVFAKAKEKASHGNPVIVFFDEMDALFRTRGTGISSDMESTIVPQFLSEIDGVESLRDVIVIGASNRQDLIDPAVLRPGRLDIKIKIPRPDKQSAKDILGKYLTSDLPLAEAELTQHGSDRSTFINHLIETTVEAMYALTEENQFLEVTYANGEKETVYFKDFSSGALIESVVSRAKKLAIKRAISGEAKGLKPEDFLRGIREEFKEQEDLPNTTHPDDWAKIAGKKGEKIVHVRTLTTDEDSEPREIETISVGHYF; the protein is encoded by the coding sequence ATGGGAATCCGAAAATCAGACGATCATATCCGTGAAATTGAAAAGTTACGAACCGAGATTGAGTCCATGGAACTCGAAATGCGGCAACTGCATGAATCTCGTCAAAAGCTGCACCTTTCTCAGCAGAAAAACGAGCAGTTAGTTTCTACGTTACAGGAAGCCAAAGCACAAATCGAAGCGCTTCGAAAGGAAGTCGACAAACTCACGGCGCCTCCATCAACTTTTGCCATCTTCTACAACACGAACGCAGACGGGACCGTGACTGTCTCACTTGGCGGTAGAAAGCTACGGGTCAACCTTCATCCATCTATCCCGGCAGATTCCCTTAAAAAAGGCCAAGAAGTTATTTTGAACGAAGGCCTGAACGTGATTGAATCGCGAGGGTATGATCCGCAAGGCGAAATCGCCCATCTCAAACACCTCCTGGACGATGGACGCGCAGTGGTTAGCCTTCGCCTGGACGACGAGCGAGTGGTTGAAATCTCGGATTCGCTGAAACACCAGACTTTGAGTGTCGGCGACCATCTCCTCTTTGAACCACGATCCGGATACCTCATCGAAAAACTTCCCAAAGGTGAAATGGAGGAACTCGTCATTGAGGAAGTTCCGGATATTCAGTATGACCAGATCGGTGGGTTAACCAAAGAACTGGAGCAGGTGAAGGACGCCGTGGAATTGCCCTTCCTGTATCCAGAGCTCTTTGCTGAACACCGCTTATCCCCTCCAAAAGGTCTTTTGCTATATGGACCGCCTGGATGCGGGAAAACCTTGATTGCCAAAGCTGTCGCAAACTCCATCGCGAAAAAACTCGGTCACCTCAAAGGCAAGGACGTTCGCAGTTACTTCCTCCACATCAAGGGACCCGAGTTATTGAACAAATATGTCGGTGAATCCGAACGTCAAATTCGAGAAGTGTTTGCGAAAGCGAAGGAGAAGGCGTCACACGGCAATCCGGTCATTGTCTTCTTTGATGAAATGGATGCGTTATTCCGAACAAGAGGGACAGGTATTTCCTCGGATATGGAATCAACTATCGTTCCCCAATTCTTATCCGAAATTGATGGAGTAGAAAGCCTTCGAGACGTCATCGTCATCGGTGCCAGTAACCGGCAAGATCTCATTGATCCGGCGGTTTTGAGACCGGGGCGTCTGGATATCAAAATTAAGATTCCCAGACCTGACAAGCAGAGTGCAAAAGATATTCTCGGGAAATATCTGACCTCAGACTTGCCCCTTGCGGAAGCTGAATTGACCCAACATGGCTCAGATCGATCGACGTTTATCAATCATCTTATTGAAACCACCGTGGAGGCCATGTATGCCTTGACGGAAGAAAATCAATTTCTGGAAGTCACCTATGCCAATGGGGAAAAGGAAACGGTGTACTTCAAAGATTTTTCCAGTGGCGCGTTGATCGAAAGTGTGGTCTCCCGTGCAAAAAAACTGGCCATCAAACGGGCAATTTCCGGCGAAGCCAAAGGCCTGAAACCCGAGGACTTTCTGCGGGGCATTCGGGAAGAATTCAAAGAACAGGAAGATTTACCAAATACCACTCACCCCGATGACTGGGCAAAAATAGCAGGCAAAAAAGGCGAAAAAATTGTTCATGTGCGCACCTTAACCACCGACGAGGATTCAGAGCCTCGAGAAATTGAAACCATCAGCGTTGGGCATTATTTTTAA
- the thiE gene encoding thiamine phosphate synthase encodes MSSRILPKLYLLTDRHQTLNRPLSSVLTEAVDAGVRMVQVREKDLKTRDLTSLCQQLFPLIKHQHGIILLNDRIDLVLAIGADGVHLRTNSLPVSVARRLLGTGHLIGVSTHSVEEARVAEAEGADFIVLGPIFDTPSKRAYGPPLGIQILQKTSRTIHVPIYAIGGITPIRVPDVLSSGAYGVAVISSILQSPSIPDITGELLARLS; translated from the coding sequence ATGTCCTCGCGCATTCTTCCCAAACTTTATCTTCTGACCGATCGGCATCAAACTCTCAATCGTCCCCTCTCCTCCGTGCTAACCGAAGCGGTAGACGCCGGGGTCCGGATGGTGCAAGTCCGCGAAAAAGACCTGAAGACTCGAGATCTGACTTCCCTTTGTCAACAGCTCTTCCCTCTTATCAAACACCAACATGGAATCATCTTATTGAATGATCGTATCGACCTGGTCCTTGCCATTGGAGCCGACGGCGTACATCTTCGGACAAATAGTCTTCCGGTTTCCGTTGCTCGTCGCCTGTTAGGAACCGGACACCTCATCGGCGTCTCGACGCATTCCGTTGAAGAAGCCCGAGTGGCGGAAGCGGAAGGGGCCGACTTCATCGTGCTTGGTCCCATTTTTGATACGCCTTCAAAGCGAGCATATGGACCACCTTTAGGAATCCAGATTCTTCAGAAAACGAGCCGAACTATCCACGTGCCCATCTATGCCATTGGAGGTATCACCCCGATCAGAGTTCCTGACGTCTTATCATCCGGGGCTTACGGAGTCGCCGTCATTTCTTCCATTCTTCAATCGCCTTCAATTCCAGACATCACAGGGGAACTGCTTGCACGATTATCCTGA
- a CDS encoding YraN family protein gives MTTPSQEFGRSAEELAEDCLRKKGYRILERNLRVGGGELDLIAQHHDTLVFIEVKARRTDQFGGAPYAIDARKKRQIIKLASYYLSQHGLSNQICRFDVILITGTKQGSPTLTHLEQAFEVSSSDWQW, from the coding sequence ATGACCACGCCTTCTCAGGAGTTTGGACGATCGGCGGAGGAATTAGCAGAGGATTGTCTTCGAAAAAAAGGGTACCGGATTCTTGAGCGAAATCTGCGCGTAGGTGGGGGAGAATTGGATCTCATTGCACAACACCATGACACACTCGTATTTATTGAGGTGAAGGCACGACGCACCGATCAATTCGGGGGCGCCCCCTATGCCATTGATGCTCGCAAAAAACGCCAAATCATTAAATTGGCGTCCTATTACCTTTCCCAACATGGCCTCAGCAACCAAATTTGCCGGTTTGATGTTATCCTGATTACAGGAACCAAACAGGGTTCTCCGACATTAACTCACCTGGAACAGGCTTTTGAGGTTTCCAGCTCCGACTGGCAATGGTAA